ACTTACAGAAGAGAAGAATTTAGACAAAAAAGCATGATAGCACCGGTGTGTGCAGGTAGTATAGTTGGTTTTGGTCCTTTTGGTTATCATATGGCTTTAATGGGACTTTTTCAAATTTTTGATCAAATTAATGCATATAAAGCAGCTCAAGCAAAAGCTCAACAAGCAAATCAATGAATTTTATCTTAAAAAACGAAAATGCACTTTTTTATGAGTGTGGTTATTCTTGCGATAATGCCTTGTTTTTAAAACTTGAAGATGAGGCATTTTTTATTACTGATGCAAGATATAGCTTTGAAGCTAGCGAAATGATAAAAAATGCTAGAGTAATTTTAGCACAAGATCTTTTTGCTAGTGCTAGAGAGCTTTTGGAAAAAACAGGGGTTGATAAAGTATGTTTTGATCCAAAAGAATTTAGCCATTTTGAGTTTAAAGAGCTTGGTAAAAGTGTAAATGTTGTTTTTGAAGAAAAATTAGATTTTAGTAAAAACAAACGCATTATAAAAAATGCCAAAGAATTACAGCTTTTACAAAAGGCTGTAAATTTTGGCAAAGAATGCTTTGAAGAATTTGCTAAATTTATCAGCCAAGAAGGCTATGGTAAAAGTGAAAGAGAATTGCATTTTAAAGCATGTGAAATTTTTCAAAAAAAAGGTGAGTTGGGGCTTTCTTTTTCACCTATTGTAGCTATTAATGAAAATGCAGCAAAAGCTCATGCTTTACCTAGTGATAAATGTTTAGAATATGGAGATTTGTTATTGGTTGATGCTGGGGTGGTTTATCAAAGATATTGTTCAGATAGAACTAGAACAGCTTGTTTTAATGAAAGTGGCATAGTATTTGATAAAGATAATCCTAGTTTTAAAAATAAAGAAATAAAAGAAATTTATGAAGTCGTAAAACAAGCTCAATTAAAAGCTATAGAAAAAGCAAAAATTGGTATGAAAGCAAAAGAGCTTGATTTTATCGCAAGAGAAGTGATAAAAAATGCAGGCTTTGAAAAAGAATTTATCCATAGTTTAGGACATGGAGTAGGGCTTGATATACATGAGTTGCCAAATATTAGCCAAAGAAGTGATTATGAGTTAAAAGAGGGTATGGTTTTTACCATTGAACCTGGAATTTATATCAAAGATAAATTAGGCATTAGGATAGAAGATATGATTTATCTTGATAAAGAAAAGGCAGTGGTGTTATAATTTGCTGGTTAAAGGAGCTAGAAGATTAGAAAAAATTTGTTTTTTTCCTTTTTACACAAAAGCAAAAAAAAGAGGAAAATATATAGCCATTGTAGGACTTGGGAGCAATATAGAAGATGAAAAAAAACGCTTTCGAGCTTTATTTAGGCTTTTAATGCAAGATAAACGCTTGCAAGTATTGCAAACATCGCCATTTTTAATAAACAAGGCTTTTGGTTTTGAAAATCAAAAGGATTTTACTAATGCAGTGATGATTGTTAGCACGAGTTTGCATGCAAGAGCACTTTTAAAAGTTTTATTTTTTTATGAATTTAAATTTAGAAGAAAAAGAACTTTTAAAAATGCTCCTAGAACACTTGATTTGGATTTATTATATTTTTCGAAGAAAGTGCGAAAAGATGAGTATTGCACGGTGCCTCATATAGGGGTAGATGATAGAATTAGTGTAACTTTGCCTTTAGGCTTGTTAAGATAAGGAAAAATATGGGACAATTGATTCATACTTTTACGGTTGAAAGCACAGATGAAATTATACCTAAGGTTAAACAAGATTATGGTGATAAAGCTTTAATTGTTACTAATAAACAAATTAGACCAAAAACTATCAACCAAAAACCTTTATACGAAGTTATAGTTGCTATAGAAGAAGCTGATTATGAAGAACACTTAAAGCAAAATAATCTTCCTATGCCACCTAAGAAAAAACCAAAAACAGCAAATTTTCCTGAAGCAAAAATTCAAACTCCAGTGCAAGATACTGAAAAAAAAGAAGAAGATGTGGTATTGGATTTTTCTTCCAAAGCAAAACAAAAACCTATTAATCCTTATTTAAGCACTAGCAAAAAAGATGATAATTTTTTAAATTTAAAAAACAAACTTTCTCAAGTTAGTTCTGAAATCAATAAGGTTTCAAATTATCAAGATTTTTCTATGCCAAATCAAAATTATGATAAAAAAATAGAAGCTTTTGAAAAACAAATGAATAAACTTAACGATAAAATGAATTTGCTTGTAGATATGATGTGGGATGATAAGGCAGAATCACGCAAAGAACTTGTAATACCGCCTGAATTTGCAAGTATTTATAAACAAGCTAAAGCAAGCGGTATGCAAGAAGCACATTTAGAAGCAATTATGAAAGCAACTATAGAAAATATGCCAAGCACTATGAAAGCTAATCAAGAAGCAGTGCAAAGGTATTTTTATTCACTTTTGCGTAATATGCTTCCTTGTCGTTTAGAAAGTGAAATCAAAAAGCAAAAAATTATGATGTTAGTAGGGCCAACTGGAGTGGGTAAAACTACAACTTTAGCAAAACTTGCTTTTCGCTATGCTTATGGAGATAGACGCTATAAAACGGGCATTATCACGCTAGATACTTATAGAATAGGTGCAGTAGAACAGCTTTTTCAATATGCTAAGATGATGAAGCTTCCTATTATAGATAGTATTGAACCAACTGATTTAGATGATGCAATAAGAAGTTTAAATACTTGTGAGATGATTTTGGTAGATACTACTGGAAATTCACAATATGATAAAGCAAAACTTGAAAAAACTAAAGAATTTTTATCGCACTCTAATGCACAAATTGATGTAAATTTAGTTCTTTCAGCAAATACAAAATACGAAGATTTACTAGAAACTTATAATAATTTTTCATTTTTAAATATAGATACTTTAATCATTACAAAATTCGATGAAACTAAAGTTTTTGGAAATGTATTTTCTTTGCTTTATGAAACTAGCACTCCAATGAGTTTTTTTTCTATAGGACAAGAAGTTCCTGATGATATAGAATTGGCCAATAGTGATTTTTTAGTGCGTTGTGTTTTAGAAGGCTTTAGAAGGGATGAAAATGAGTAATCAAGCAGAAAAATTAAAAGATTTAATTAAAAATGAAAATTCCAATGCAAAACATACTCATTTTATTGCTGTTACAAGTGGAAAGGGTGGTGTTGGAAAAAGTACTTTTAGTGCTAATTTAGGTAATATCTTAGCTAAAAATGGCTATAAAGTGGGACTTTTTGATGCAGATATAGGGCTTGCAAATTTAGATGTGATTTTAAATGTGCGTGTAGAAAAAAATCTTTTACATGTTTTAAAGGGTGAGTGTTCTTTAGAAGATATTTTAATAGAAGTAAAGCCAAATTTATGGCTTATACCAGGTGAAAGTGGCGATGAAATTTTAAAATACAATGATAAAAATATTTATGAAAGATTTTTAAATCAAACAAGTATTTTAGATGATTTAGATTTTTTAATCATTGATACTGGAGCAGGTATTGGCGGTAATATAGGAAATTTTTTGGAAATGTCTGATGAGGTTATAGTTATCACCGTTCCTGATCCAGCAGCTATTACTGATGCATATGCAACTATAAAAACCACATCAAAAACTAAAGAAAATTTATTGATGGTATTTAATGTTGTAAAAAATGAAAACGAAGCTTTGAGAATTTTTGATAATATTAAAAAAGTAGCAGATATTAACATTAAACATGATTTGAAATTAGAATTTTTGGGTTTTTTAGGGCAAAGTAAAGATATAAGTTCTAGTATTAAAAAAAGAACTTTATTTAGCGATGATGATACCAATGCAAGTGATGAGCTAAAAACTATAGCTTCCAAGCTTTTGTATAGATTGGAACAAAAAGTGCTTAATAATGTCGGAGATAAAAGCATAATGAGTTTTTTCAAAAAGCTTTTAGATCGTTTTTAGATTGAGGGAAAAAAATGAGACCAGAAAATTTTGTAGCTTTTTTTACAGTTTGTGGTTTTTTTATAGGCTTAATGTTTACTATAGTCAATATAGAAGATGCTGTAGAAATAGTTGTTTATACTTGTTTAATTACTTTTATATTCTATGTGTTAATTCATATTGTTATAATGATATTTGTAGATGTAAATAAAATTAGTGGTAGAAGTTTTAATAAAGAAAAATATGAAAATGATAACAATAGCTTTATAGCAGAATTAGCCGCAAGAGAAAAGAAAATGGATTATTTACTTGAGAAACTTCAAGAGGAGCGTGAGGATCTTAAAAAACTTGAAACTTCTCATAAGAAAAAAAGTGTGAAACATGCAGCCGCATAATGCCTATGCTTCAGCATTGAAAAAAGAGCAAGATGATCTAGTGATATCTTATATGCCAGCTTTAAGAGCAATGGCATTTAGATTAAAAGAACGCTTGCCAGCTAGTATTGATGTTAATGATTTAATTAGTATAGGCGTAGAAGAAATGATTAAGCTTTCACGCCGCTATGACAAAGAACAAAATGATAATTTTTGGGGCTTTGCAAGAAAAAGAGTAAATGGAGCTATGCTTGATTATCTAAGAAGCTTAGATGTAATGAGTAGAAGCAATAGAAAAATCATCAAAGAAATTGATGCTATTGTTGATGAATTTTATCAAGAAAATGAAAAAGAACCTGATGATGAATATTTAGCAAAAAGATTAAATTTAGAAGTAGAAAAGGTTAAAGAAGCAAGAGCAGCTCATGCTATATCGCTTGTAATGCCTTTAGATGAACAGCTAAATTGCTTCAATGATAGTAATATCATAGAACAAATAGAAAAAGAAGAACTAATAGAAAAAATTAATGCTGTTTTAGAAGAATTTAAAGAAAGAGAAAGACTTGTAATCCAGCTTTATTATTATGAAGAATTAAATTTAAAAGAAATTGCAGAGGTTTTAGAGATTAGCGAATCAAGAATTTCACAAATTCATAAGCGTTTGCTAAAGAAAATTCGAGAAAGGCTAGTTTAGTATGGCTGAGATACTTTCACAAGAAGAAATTGATGCTCTCTTAGAAGTTGTAGATGATGATAGCGATGAAAGTGCTGCTTCGTCTAAATTAGAAGAAATAGAAGATAAAAGAGACATTGTTGTTTATGATTTTAAGCGTCCAAATAGGGTTTCTAAAGAACAGCTTCGCTCTATCAAAGGGATTCATGATAAGTTAGCAAGAAACCTTGCTTCGCAAATTTCATCTATGATGAGAAGTATAGTTGAGATTAAACTTCACTCAGTAGATCAAATGACTTATGGTGAATTTTTAATGTCTTTGCCAAGTCCTACAAGCTTTAATGTATTTTCTATAAAACCTCTTGATGGAAATTGTGTTTTAGAGATAAATCCAAGTATTGCTTTTCCTATGATAGATAGACTTTTAGGTGGGCAAGGAGAAAGTTTTGATACTTTAAGAGAGCTAACAGAAATCGAGCTTAATTTGCTTGATTCTATTTTGCGTATTATTATGCAAAGACTTAAAGAAAGTTGGATGAATGTAACTGAAATTTATCCAAGTGTGGAAGCTAAAGAATCAAGCCCAAATGTTGTGCAAATTGTTTCGCAAAATGAAATTGTTATTATGGTGGTGATGGAGATTATCATCGGAAATTCAAGCGGTATGGTAAATATTTGCTATCCGGTTGTGCATTTAGAAAGTATATTAAGTCGTTTGGCAAATCGCGATATTATGATGGGTGAAACTAGTGCTAAAAAATCAAGAAATAAAGAGCTTAAAACTTTGATTGGGCGTGCTGAAGTGATTTATGAAGCTATGCTTGGTAAAACATTTATCAATGTAAATGAATTTTTAGATCTAAAGCAAGGAGATATATTAAAACTTGATAGAACTGCAGATGATAAAGCTATAGTAGCTATTGATAAAAAGGAAGTTTTTTTAGCACAAGTTGGGCTTCATAGATTTAGAAAGTCAATTAAAATTTTAGAACTTATCAAAACTGATAAGGATGAAATTAAAGAAATGCTTGAAAGATATGAAGATGAAAGAAGAGCAAAAGCAAATTCTTATAATGAAAATGAAGATATAGAAGAGGAAGAAGATGATCAATGATTTTTTAGGCATATTTGTCAATGAATGTGTAAGTACTATAGAAGGTTTAACTGGAAAAAATGCCGAATTTAGCGAATACTATGAGTATGATGTAAATTCTCAAGATTCTATGACTCCTCCGCTTGTTAGTGCAACTTTTAGTGTAAATAATGATATGAAAATCAAAGTATTAGCAAGTGCAGTTTTAATGAGTGCAATTGGCGAATGGATGATGGGAGAAGAAGAAATCTCTAAAAATAGCGAGTTAAACGAAGATGAGATGGATGCAGCTAAAGAAGCTATACAAAATATAATTTCTGCATTTTCTACTACCTTAGGTGCACAAAAAGAAATTCCAAAAATGGAATTTAGTTTAGATAGTTGTGAATTTGTAGCAGATACTTTAGAACTTGGCGGTTTTCATAAATTATATTTATACAATGTAAAAATTGCAGATTTAGAAGAAAAAGTTTCTTTGGTTTTTGATGAAAAAATTTACAAAGTTTTAACTAAGACTGATTTAGAAGAAATCGTTGCAACTCAAGATCAAGAAAGCTCTCATGAACACAAAGTTTTAGCTAATGTTGAAGAATTAAAAAATATCGGCTTAATCATGGATGTTCGTTTGCCTATAAGAGTGCGTATAGGTAGTAAAAAAATGCTTTTAAAAGATGTATTAACTATGGATATAGGCTCTGTTATAGAGCTTGATCAATTAGCAAATGATCCTTTAGAAATCTTAATAGGCGATAAAAAAATTGCTTATGGTGAAGTAGTGATAGTAGATGGAAATTTTGGAGTGCAAATTACTGAAATTGGCTCTAAAAAAGAAAGATTAGAACAATTAAGATGAAAGAATACATCATTGAGGATATTTCTTATTTAAAAGAATTGGAAAAAATTCAAAAAGGTGTAACTTTTTTTGGTTCTGCTAGGTTAAAAGAAGACAATGAGTATTGCATTTTAGCTTCAAACTTGGCTAAAAAATTAGCAAATGATGGCTATAGCATTATCAGCGGTGGAGGCGGTGGTATTATGCAAGCGGCTAATTATGGGGCTATACAGAGTAAAACTTCACATTTAAAATCTTTCGGATTTAATATACATTTACCATTTGAGCAAAAAGCAAATGATTTTTTAGAGTATAATATCACCTTTAAGAGCTTAGCCATTCGCAAAATGGCTCTTATTCAAAAGAGTCTTGCTTTTGTGATTTTCCCAGGCGGCTTTGGGACATTAGATGAATTTTTTGAAATTCTTACTTTAAAGCAACTTAGTTTTAAAAAAGATGTTCCTATCATTTTAGTTGGGCGAAAATTTTGGCATACTCTTGATGAATTTATCAAAACTTCTTTACTAGAGCTTGGAACTATATCAAAAAATGATGAGTTAAAGTATAGTATAAGTGATGATTTAGATGAAATTATAAGAATGATAAAGGAAAAAGATGAAAATTCTTGTCGCAATGAGTGGGGGTGTAGATAGCACGGTTACTGCTTATAAACTAAAACAAGCCGGACATGAAGTGCAAGGGTGTTATATGAAGCTTCATGGCAAGGCTAATTATCATGAAGAAAATATAAAAAAAGTAGAAAAGGTTGCCAAATTTTTAGGCATTGATTATCACATTTTAGACTTACAAGATGATTTTAAAAATCAAGTTTACATGCCTTTTGTAAATACCTACAAAGAAGGAAAAACGCCAAATCCTTGTGCTTTATGCAATCGCTTTATAAAGCTTGGAAAATTGTTAGAATTTGCAAAAAAACTTGGTTGTGAGAAGCTAGCCACAGGCCATTATGCAAGAATAGAAAATAATTTAATAAAAACTGCAGTAGATGAGAGTAAAGATCAAAGTTATTTTTTGGCAAATGCAGATAAAGAAGCCTTAAAGTATTTAATCTTTCCACTTGGAGAGATGAAAAAAGAAGATGTGAAAAAATTTGCTTCAACCATCGATGTTTTAAAATCTTTTGCCACTCAAAAAGAAAGCTCTGAAATTTGTTTTGTGGAAGATACTTATGTGCAAGTTTTAGATCAGTTTATGGATACTAAAATTCCAGGTATTGTAAGAGATAGTAGTGGCAAAGAAGTAGGAAAGCATGAGGGCTATATGCACTATACCATAGGTAAAAGAAGGGGTTTTGAAGTGCGTGGGGCACATGAGCCACATTTTGTATTAAAAATAGATCCTAAAAAAAATGAAATCATAGTGGGTAAAAAAGAAGAGCTTAAGATAAGCGAATTTAACCTTGATAGTATTAATTTATTTATCGATGCTAAAGAGTTAGATTGTGAAGTAAAAATACGCTATAGATCAAAATCAACCCCATGTAAAGTTTTGATTAATGAAGATAAAAGTGCAAAAATCATCTTACAAGAACCTGTTTATGGGCTTGCTAGCGGACAAATGGCGGTATTTTACGATAAAGATTTAGTGCTTGCAAGTGGATTTATAAAATAAAGCCAAAGGGATTGTTCTAAACCCTGCTAAAGCAGGGGATACTCAATAAGCCTTGACATAGCAAAGTGTTAAGAGTATAATTATAAGAACAATGTTGAGCATTTAACTCACCTCCCTTCTGGGCGGTAAATTAACGCTAAAGGGTTGCACCCCTTTGGCGTTGCACCCTTGCGTAATTATACTAACTTCTTTTAAATAAAACTTATCTTAGAAAAATTATATTGTATTTGATAAGTTGATTTTATTCACTCTAATAAATCTTTTAATGGAATTTCTAAACTTTTAGAAATTTTATATAAGTGCTCTAAGTTAAAATGTTTACCATATCGATTGCACTCACAATTTGAATAAAATGCAACTGATTTTATACCTATATCTAGGGCTAATTCAAGCTGAGAAATTCCTCTTTTCTCTCTAAATTTCCTTACATTTGATGATACTTTTTTATAAAAATTTAGAATTTCTTTTTTGCTAGAATTGCTAAAGTCATCTTTCATTGTTTATCCTGATTTTAATTAAAAATATTAAAACATTTTTTGTTATTTTATTTACAAATATAAAATATTTAATATAATATCATTTATTTTAAGCATAAGGACAAATATGAAAATCTTAGGTTTTGATATAGGGATAAATTCTATAGGTTGGGCTTTTGTTGAAAATGATGAGTTAAAAGATTGTGGGGTTAGAATATTTACAAAAGCTGAAAATCCAAAAAACAAAGAATCTTTAGCCTTACCTAGACGCAATGCAAGAAGCAATAGAAGGCGTCTTAAAAGAAGAAAATCAAGATTAATTGCTATTAAGCACATTTTAGCTAAAGAATTAAATTTAAATTATAAAGATTATATAGCAAATGATGGGGAATTGCCTAAAGCTTATGAAGGAAAACTAACTAATGTTTATGAGTTAAGATATAAAGCTTTAAATCAAAAATTAGAAGCTAAAGATTTAGCAAGAGTTATTTTACATATAGCAAAACATCGTGGTTATATGAATAAAAATGAAAAAAAATCAAATGATAGTGAAAAAGGAAAAATTTTAAGTGCTTTAAAAAATAATGCTTTAAAATTAGAAAAATATCAAAGCGTTGGAGAATATTTTTATAAAGAATTTTTTCAAAAATATAAAGAAAATACTAAAAATTTCATCAAGATTCGCAATACTAAAGATAATTATAATAATTGCGTTTTAGCAAGTGATTTAGAAAAAGAATTAAAATTAATCTTAGAAAAACAAAAAGAATTTGGATATAGCTATAATGATGATTTTATAAAAGAAATTATAAATATTGCATTTTTTCAAAGACCATTAAAAGATTTTTCACATTTAGTAGGAAGTTGTACTTTTTTTGAAGAAGAAAAGCGAGCTTGTAAAAATTCATATAGTGCTTGGGAATTTGTAGCTTTGAGTAAGATTATTAATGAATTAAAAAGGCTAGAAAAAATAAGCGGAGAGCTTATATCAGCTCAAACAATAAATGAAATTTTAAACCATATTTTAGATAAAGGAAATATTACTTATAAAAAATTTAGATCTTGTATTAATCTACACGAAAGCATTGAATTTAAAAGTCTTAACTACGACAAAGATAATGCAGAAAGTGCAAAATTAGTTGATTTTAAAAAATTAATAGAATTTAAAAAAGCTTTGGGAGAACATTCTTTTAACAGACAAGAATTAGATGAAATAGCAACTCACATTACTTTGATAAAAGATAATGATAAATTAAAAACTGCTTTAGAAAAATATAATTTAAATAATGAACAAATTAATGCTTTATTAGAAATTGAATTTAATGATCACATAAACCTTAGCTTTAAAGCATTAAATTTAATCTTGCCTTTGATGAGAGAGGGAAAAAGATATGATGAAGCATGTGAAATTGTAAATTTAAAATCAAAAACAAGCAATCAAAAGCAAGATTTGCTTCCAGCTTTTTGTGATAGTATATTTTCGCAAGAGCTTAGCAATCCTGTTGTAAATAGAGCTATAAGTGAGTATAGAAAAGTATTAAATGCTTTGCTTAAAAAATATGGCAAAGTGCATAAAATTCATTTAGAATTAGCAAGAGATGTAGGGCTTAGCAAAAAGGCAAGAGAAAAAATAGAAAAAGAACAAAAAGAAAATAAGGAAATTAATGATTGGGCTTTAGATGAGTGTGAAAAATTCGGGCTTAAAGCAAATAATAAAAATATTTTAAAATTAAAACTTTGGAAAGAACAAAAAGAAATTTGTGCTTATAGCGGTAAAAAAATATCTATAGAGCATTTAAAAGATGAAAAAGCTTTAGAAGTTGATCATATATATCCTTATTCAAGAAGTTTTGATGATTCATATATGAATAAGGTTTTGGTTTTTACCAAAGAAAATCAAGAAAAACTCAACAAAACACCTTTTGAAGCTTTTGGAAAAAATATAGAAAGATGGAATAAAATTCAAGCATTAGCACAAAATCTTCCTTATAAAAAGAAAAATAAAATTTTAGATGAAAATTTTAAAGATAAACAACAACAAGACTTTATTAGTAGAAATTTAAATGATACAAGATATATTGCAACTTTAATAGCTAAATACACAAAAGAATATTTAAATTTTTTACCTTTAAATGAAAATGAAAATACAAATTTAAAAAGCGGAGAAAAAGGAAGTAAGATTCATGTTCAAACTATCAATGGTATGCTTACTTCAGTTTTAAGACACACTTGGGGTTTTGATAAAAAAGATAGAAATAACCATCTTCACCATGCACTTGATGCCATTATAGTTGCTTATAGCACAAACTCAATCATAAAAGCTTTTTCGGATTTTAAAAAAAATCAAGAGCTTTTAAAAGCAAAGCTTTATGCTAAAGAACTTACAAGTGATAATTATAAACATCAAGCTAAATTTTTTGAACCTTTTGAAGGATTTAGAGAAAAAATTTTAAATAAAATTGATGAGATATTTGTTTCAAAACCACCTAGAAAAAGAGCAAGAGGAACTTTACATAAAGAAACTTTTTATCCTGAAGAAACAATGATTAAAAAATACAATTCTAAAGAAGGTTTAAATATAGCATTAAATTGTGGAAAAATAAGGAAAATAGGCACAAAATATGTTGAAAATGATACTATGGTAAGACTTGATATCTTTAAAAAGCAAAATAAATTTTATGCTATACCTATTTATACTATGGATTTTGCCTTAGGAATTTTAC
The genomic region above belongs to Campylobacter peloridis LMG 23910 and contains:
- the cas9 gene encoding type II CRISPR RNA-guided endonuclease Cas9 (Cas9, originally named Csn1, is the large, multifunctional signature protein of type II CRISPR/Cas systems. It is well known even to general audiences because its RNA-guided endonuclease activity has made it a popular tool for custom editing of eukaryotic genomes.), whose translation is MKILGFDIGINSIGWAFVENDELKDCGVRIFTKAENPKNKESLALPRRNARSNRRRLKRRKSRLIAIKHILAKELNLNYKDYIANDGELPKAYEGKLTNVYELRYKALNQKLEAKDLARVILHIAKHRGYMNKNEKKSNDSEKGKILSALKNNALKLEKYQSVGEYFYKEFFQKYKENTKNFIKIRNTKDNYNNCVLASDLEKELKLILEKQKEFGYSYNDDFIKEIINIAFFQRPLKDFSHLVGSCTFFEEEKRACKNSYSAWEFVALSKIINELKRLEKISGELISAQTINEILNHILDKGNITYKKFRSCINLHESIEFKSLNYDKDNAESAKLVDFKKLIEFKKALGEHSFNRQELDEIATHITLIKDNDKLKTALEKYNLNNEQINALLEIEFNDHINLSFKALNLILPLMREGKRYDEACEIVNLKSKTSNQKQDLLPAFCDSIFSQELSNPVVNRAISEYRKVLNALLKKYGKVHKIHLELARDVGLSKKAREKIEKEQKENKEINDWALDECEKFGLKANNKNILKLKLWKEQKEICAYSGKKISIEHLKDEKALEVDHIYPYSRSFDDSYMNKVLVFTKENQEKLNKTPFEAFGKNIERWNKIQALAQNLPYKKKNKILDENFKDKQQQDFISRNLNDTRYIATLIAKYTKEYLNFLPLNENENTNLKSGEKGSKIHVQTINGMLTSVLRHTWGFDKKDRNNHLHHALDAIIVAYSTNSIIKAFSDFKKNQELLKAKLYAKELTSDNYKHQAKFFEPFEGFREKILNKIDEIFVSKPPRKRARGTLHKETFYPEETMIKKYNSKEGLNIALNCGKIRKIGTKYVENDTMVRLDIFKKQNKFYAIPIYTMDFALGILPNKIVIAGKDKNNNPKQWQEIDESYEFCFSLYKNDLILLQKKDMQEAEFAYYNSFDIDSSRINIKKHDNKFENLTDNQKLLFTNQEKNRTGIQNLKIFEKYIVTPLGDKIKADFQPRQNISLKTSKKYGL